In Mastigocladopsis repens PCC 10914, a single window of DNA contains:
- a CDS encoding alkene reductase → MNTNINLLSPYKLGDLELPNRIVMAPLTRQRAGEGNVPHQLNAIYYTQRASAGLIIAEATQVSPQGQGYPHTPGIHSQEQVEGWKLVTDAVHQHGGRIYLQLWHVGRSSHPDFQPNGELPLAPSAIAPKGQVLTFEGMKPYVTPRALETSEIPEIIEQYRQGAENALAAGFDGIEVHGANGYLLDQFLRDGTNKRTDDYGGSIENRARLLLEVTEAVVGVWGAKRVGVRLSPSGTFNDMHDSNPLATFGYAGEALNQFDLAYLHIFEAIESDIRHGATVVPTSHIRERYHGTLMVNGEYTREKGDAVLAKGEADLVSFGILFISNPDLPRRIALNAPLTEADSTTFYGGDEKGYTDYPTVEEQYPSLVGAN, encoded by the coding sequence ATGAACACCAACATCAACTTACTCTCACCCTACAAGTTAGGTGATTTAGAACTGCCCAACCGCATAGTGATGGCTCCCCTAACCCGACAACGGGCGGGTGAGGGGAACGTACCGCATCAACTCAATGCCATCTACTACACTCAACGTGCCTCGGCGGGGCTAATTATCGCTGAAGCTACCCAGGTTTCTCCACAAGGTCAAGGGTATCCTCATACACCAGGAATCCACTCACAAGAACAAGTCGAAGGTTGGAAGTTAGTCACAGATGCAGTGCATCAGCACGGAGGTAGAATTTATCTGCAACTATGGCACGTAGGGCGTAGTTCACACCCTGATTTTCAACCGAATGGTGAGTTACCGCTAGCACCTTCTGCTATCGCACCCAAGGGTCAGGTACTCACCTTTGAAGGCATGAAACCCTATGTCACTCCTCGTGCTTTGGAAACTTCAGAGATTCCCGAAATTATCGAACAATATCGTCAGGGGGCTGAAAATGCTCTGGCTGCTGGTTTTGATGGGATAGAGGTTCACGGAGCTAATGGTTATTTACTTGACCAATTTCTCCGTGATGGTACGAATAAACGTACAGATGACTATGGTGGTTCTATAGAAAATCGTGCCCGATTGCTGCTAGAAGTCACTGAAGCAGTTGTCGGTGTATGGGGTGCAAAACGGGTTGGGGTACGCCTATCTCCCAGTGGGACGTTTAACGATATGCATGATTCAAACCCACTGGCGACTTTTGGTTATGCAGGCGAAGCATTGAACCAATTTGATTTGGCTTATCTGCATATTTTTGAAGCGATAGAATCAGACATCCGACATGGGGCGACAGTGGTGCCAACCAGTCATATACGAGAGCGTTATCACGGTACACTCATGGTTAATGGGGAATACACCCGTGAAAAAGGCGATGCCGTTTTAGCAAAGGGAGAAGCCGATCTAGTTTCTTTTGGAATACTGTTTATCTCAAATCCCGACTTACCCAGACGTATAGCTCTCAATGCACCGTTGACTGAGGCAGATTCAACGACTTTTTATGGTGGTGATGAAAAAGGTTACACCGATTATCCTACGGTAGAAGAGCAATATCCTTCTCTTGTAGGGGCAAATTAA
- the trxA gene encoding thioredoxin, protein MSSVANVTESTFKQEVLESQVPVLVDFWAPWCGPCRMVGPVVDEIAAEYTGQVKVVKLNTDENPTVASHYGIRSIPTLIVFKGGRQVDTVVGAVPKTTLSKTLAQYL, encoded by the coding sequence ATGTCATCCGTAGCAAATGTAACAGAGTCCACGTTTAAGCAAGAAGTCCTTGAAAGTCAAGTTCCAGTGTTGGTAGATTTTTGGGCACCGTGGTGTGGACCTTGCCGTATGGTTGGTCCGGTGGTAGATGAAATTGCTGCCGAATACACAGGACAGGTAAAAGTAGTGAAGTTAAACACAGATGAAAATCCTACTGTTGCCAGCCATTATGGGATTCGCAGCATTCCTACGCTCATCGTGTTCAAGGGGGGTCGGCAAGTCGATACGGTGGTGGGTGCAGTGCCAAAAACAACCTTGAGCAAGACCTTAGCGCAGTATCTGTAG
- a CDS encoding ArsR/SmtB family transcription factor: MRLLYHPDRKHISLAGVLYALGDPVRLEIVRRLAYEGEHCCADFDFAIAKSTMSNHFKILRESGIVLTRKEGTQHINMLRKDDLEALFPGLLEAVLRSAKPWSICSSSQQTTSEQV; this comes from the coding sequence ATGAGACTCTTATATCACCCAGACCGAAAACATATTTCTTTAGCGGGAGTGCTGTATGCTTTAGGTGATCCAGTGCGGCTGGAAATTGTGCGGCGACTGGCGTATGAAGGAGAGCATTGCTGTGCTGACTTCGATTTTGCCATTGCCAAGTCTACCATGTCCAATCACTTCAAGATTTTGCGCGAGTCAGGTATAGTCTTAACTCGCAAAGAAGGAACACAGCACATTAATATGTTGCGGAAAGATGATTTGGAAGCACTTTTTCCTGGATTGTTGGAGGCTGTATTGCGATCGGCTAAACCGTGGTCTATTTGTTCCTCCTCTCAACAAACGACGTCAGAGCAAGTTTAA